The sequence GGCGAATGTTTACTCACGGCATGTTATCTTATTAATAAAATGTCAACTCCTATTTTGAAACATAAAACTCCACATGAAGTTCTTCTTGGTACTGTCCCTAATTATCGTCATCTACGTGTTTTTGGTTGTCTCTGTTATGCTAGaaacacaaagattcattctaaatTTGACCCGCGGGCTAAGCCTGGTGTTTTTTTAGGATATCCTCATAACCACAAGGGTTACACCATTTTGGATATTTCCACCGAAACAACTTTTGTCTCTAGAGATGTTGTCTTTCATGAGCATTTGTTTCCCTTCAAAGATGCTAAATTCACTTCTGACACTGCGCTTCCACTCTCTACAGATACTGATTTTTTATATGAGGACTCCATGTCTGTTTCTCCTTCAAATTCTGTCCTTGATATTCATTCATCTAATTTACCTTCTTTGCAAGTTGCTGACTCGACTTCTCCCACGCACATTCTGGATGACCATACTTCTCATACAACTGGACCTCCTCTTGAATCTACCTCTCCGGCCGTCTCTTCTCCTGAAGTGACTTCTACTATCGATACTAATTTACGCAGGTCAACTAGAACACATACTCGTCCATCTCACTTGAAAGATTATGTTTGTTCTGTTTCTAAAGGTATGTCTAATTCTCTGTATCCTCTCACAAATTACATTTCTTTTGATAAATTTACTCCGCAACATCGTGCCTTTCTATCTTCGGTTATTTCTAATGATGAACCGCGCTCTTTTACGGAAGCCATTAAACATCCAGACTGGCGTGATGCCATCGTCaaagagcatactgctttacTTAATAATGATACTTTTACTATGACCACTCTTCCACCTGGAAAATCTactattggttgtaaatgggtattcAAGATTAAATATAAGTCGAATGGTGATATTGATCGTCGTAAGGCGCGTCTCATTGCCAAAGGATACACACAACAGGAAGGTATCGACTATCATGACACTTTTGCGCCTGTTGCTAAGTTAGTTACTGTTCGTGTTTTATTATCTGTTGCTGCCATTTTCAATTGGCCTCTCCATCAACTCGATGTCAATAATGCCTTTTTACAAGGGGATCTTCATGAGGAAATATATATGAAACTTCCCCCTGGTTTTCAAACAAAGGGTGATACTCGTGTTTATAAACTAAATAAATCTCTATACGGTCTTAAGCAAGCGTCTCGTCAATGGTTTGCTAAATTTTCTAATGCTTTACTGGAAGAAGGTTTTATCCAGTCTCGTGCTGATTATTCactttttatttttcattccgaCGCCATCTCTATTTATCTTTTGGTTTATGTCGACGATATCATTATTACAGGAAATAATCATTTGGCTATCCAGTAGCTCATACAAAAACTCGAAGCCAAATTTTCACTCAAAAATCTAGGGCGTTTGCAATATTTTCTGGGCATTGAAGTTTCTCGTTCTCCAAATGGCATTTTTCTTGGACAACGTAAATATATTCTAGACATTATTCAGGATTCTGGTCTTTTAGGTGCTAAACCTGCGGCCTCTCCTATGGAGCAACACCTAAAATTATTACCAAACTCAGGTACTCCTCTCTCTGATCCAAGTATTTATCGTCGCTTAATTGGTCGTCTTCTATATCTTCAGGTAACTCGTCTTGATATTACTTATTCTGTGAATTATTTAAGTCAATTCTTGCAACATCCTTGTTCTGGTCACCTGGATGCTGCTTATCGCATTGTTCGTTACCTAAAAGTTACGGTTGCTCACGGCATTTTTCTTTCTGCTACTAGCTCACTTTATCTTGCTGGTTATACTGATTCGGATTGGGCAGGTTGTCCAATCACTCGTCGCTCTACGGCAGGTTATTTCATTATGTTGGGTACTAGTCCTCTTTCTTGGAAATCCAAGAAGCAACCCACCATTTCCCTTTCTTCTGCTGAGGCAGAATATCGAGCTCTCGCTAGGGTAACTTCTGAGTTACAATGGTTAAATTATTTATTCATTGATCTTCGTGTCAATATTCCGCAGCCAATTCCAGTCTATTGTGACAATCAGGCTGCTATTCACATCTCTGAAAATCCGGTATTTCATGAACGGACTAAACATATTGAAATCGATTGTTATTTTGTTCGCGAAAAAGTCATCTCTGGACTTATCAAACCAACTCACATTCCTTCTGCAGCCCAGTTAGCCGATCTCTTTACTAAACCGCTTGGTGTGGATCATTTTAGACATCTTGTCAGCAAGTTGGGCGTTCGGCCTCATGATCCtcccgctccaacttgagggggggtattggaCGTGTACACATTGTGTGCCACGGCAGTGGCAACACAACCACCTTAATGAGTCTTCACCTCACAGTCCGAGTCTTCTGTAGTTGTTCAAACTTCCCTGTATTCTAATCAGAGTCTGTTTTAGCTTAGGAAACATATCTTTGAGATATTCTGTGTTCATATCTCCATATATATATCACATgtaaagaacaaaataaatattttgaatATATATCCTTCACCAGAGATCTTTGAAATTTAAGATTGcatttaaaaataatttttaaaacatatttttttttcatcacaAGCTACATAACTAACACTAATACTCTAGATATTTTTTTCTCGAAAGTGCAACTTGTTTCATTTCCACCACATAAGACAGGATAACAAAAAAACAATTTTCTGAATTCACCGCAATCCTAAACTCGTCTTCATCTATCATCTGTACTAAATTTTCAGACCCGTTTCCTTGATATATATTCAATCTTCGGTGAGATTTTAACATGAAAACCATCTTTCACCGATAAACCAGGCCGTCGAACTGCTTGTCCTCCTTTGACTTTTGTCCAACTGACAAAGGTTCCACGGATCAATGATCTATATATTCAAAGTTTTCATTAAAGATGATAGACGTAGTAACTAATGGGAGTGAGTAAGATACCTGAATTTGGTGACCAAAACATGCAAAAATACGGACATTAAAACCTTAGTGAACTCAGTCCCAGCACAATTCCTCTTCCCTCCTCCAAAAGGGATGAAACTTTTGCCCATAATATTTGGTCCGATGTCCTATATATGTTCAAAAGGACACACGGTAAAACAAAGATGTTAGTTTGATCCATTCTAAGAAAAATTTGAGAGTCAATTCTATCGACTGTCAACCCAAGGACCCTTTCGCATCAGTTGCTTGTCGACCTCATACGTACATTCCATCTCCACGGATTAAAAGAGAGGGGATCCTTAAATTTGTCTGGGTTCATATGAATTGCTGTTTGAGAAACCATGATTATCCAGCCTTTGGGAATTACATATCCTACAAGAAACATCATAACCTTAATTTAGTTGGAATGTTGAGAATATATAATTAATATTAGATCTAAAAGCACAAAAGATAGAGACGTGTTTTGATACCATTTATATGTACATCTTTGTTGGCCTTTCTCACTATCCCAGGTATACCATTTGTCATCCTAAGTGTTTCATTAATAACCTACACAATAAGTATAATCAATTATCCCGTTACCTGTATATGAACATATTGTGTACGTATTATAAGCTAGGATGGTGTACGTGCATGTAAGAGTTAATGTACGTACGTGAGGCGTAAAGGTCATTGATTTGTATTCTTTCCATGTAAGTGGAGAATCAACATTTTCTCTACTGTCAATAATGGCCTGTTGCTCTTCCTGATACACAATAAAATCAAAAAGTAGAGTTGCAAAATCTGAAAATTTTAAAAGGTTGACGAGGTATATATATCGAGCTAGGCTGATACTAAACATTTGAACTATTTCTTCATGATCAGTTAAGGGTACTATTGTACGATGTACAAACCAGTAGTTTCTTCAGAACCAAATTATGCGGCTGCTCGTCTGTTAAAAACATCATTGCCACTCTGAATGCTGTAGAAACTGTCTCAAAGCTAGCAAAAACAAGTGCAATCATTAAAACAGCAGCTAACTCTTCAGTCATGAATTCCTCCTTGTTAAcatcatcgatgagttgatctaGAAAATCTCCTTCACGTTTTCCGGTCGAGTTTTGTCTCTTGCGTAGGATGTCCTTCATTAGGTTCAACACTTTCCTTTGGTTCTGATTAAACATACATGCATGCACATAAAAAGTTAAATAGTATACGTATGATATTTGTATCTAGTTGCATGATAGTATTAATATcacaataactaattaattatgtGCGTGTACGTACCTTCATACATCTGTGGAAAGTAGTGCCGGGTACGTTAAGGGGAATGTTGATAATACCTTTTATAAATTCAGACAACATCTTAACCAAATTATGAGTAGACTTTGTAGAATCGTAGCCTAGTAGTTCCTTCAGTACCAACTCAATTACCATCTGTTGACAAAAAACCatcaaacatatatatatatatattgaagcaTATATATGAACAATATATGAACAACCATGCAcaatggatatatatatatatatcaataaaTAAAGCTACAATATGCAGTGTGCGTATATACATATTATTTTCTATACGTACATTGGCGGTGCATTCTTTAACTTCGACAGAAGGTTGAGTTGACCAGGAATGTAAGGCTTGGTTGGCCATCAATTCAATTTTAGGGAGCAACTTGTCTTTTAAGCTTTCATTGCCGACGTGATTGAGAAATAGATTTTTAAGATACTTGTGAATGTAAGCAGTTGCTGTTGAATTTATGAGAGCCTCTCCTAGAAAGTTATCGAATGAGTCCATGTACCACAAATGAACAGACTTCCCTTCTTCCATGAATATGTAGTTGCTGATCTCGGGATCTGTCGTTATAACCATCTTTTTCCCTGCCAAACTAGTTTTAAACAGTTTTCCATACCTACAAAAACCCAGCTTAATTTTTATTAGAATCTAAGTATATATCTACAATAGTCGATCACTAATTGATGGATCACTATATGTATGTGCAGATGTTACCTGGCGACTCTCTTCTTAATGAAAGGTGGAGTATCCAAAGAGTAACTTGGGATCAGAAACTGAATGGTCTCTCCGATGAGAGGGAATCCCATCGAACCTGGTGGAAGTTTTCCATCTCTGCACTTTGGATTCCTCCATCTATAAGCATAATGAGTAAAACTGATTGTTCCCAAACCCATCAATACTAGCACAGCACACCAGATGTCGATGACAACTCCGTAGTAAAATTGCATTGTTCTTGCGTACACGGTTTTCGTGAAGACAAAAGGCAATTAGTAGACACCCaagcgatatatatatatatatatatatatatattttatttttttcgagTAATTAGTAGGAGAAGTATCCATTGAGACGATTATTCTCACAATATCTCTTAATTTTGATGCTAATTGTTTCTTACAAAACCCAACTATAataaattttgatttatttttttaagaaaattttgTTCTTACAAAATTCTACATTACCGAGATGCTAGATACACTGACAAAATTACCGAGAGGGGATCGTGTGGCTTGTCGGAGCGCCTCTGGGATTATAAAGGGTTAAGGTGGCGCCGGATCTTTATCTCAGTCGGGAATTTTTATTGATAACATCTCGGTAATGTTAGTATTTTCGTTTTCGATATGAATACACAGCACCATAAGAAAGATATAAATATCAGTTTTAAAATTATGATTATTTGAATTTGAATAAGAAAAGCTGGCACCAAAATTGTGAGTCAAAAGATCTCATCTCAATGTGTATATATTATACTCGATGTGTCAACAATTTACTCCACAGGTACGTGGATTCATGTTCAAGGGGACAAGTACAACCAACAACGTGATCTTTttaggatttttgtttttttttatcgggcaaaagaaaattttaatattaatattaatattaGTCCGACATAATGGTTACATTCCCAAATTGGCTATTCCAATTACCAGGATGTTCACGTGTATTCCAGTTTTTATGGCACATTTGCTGCCCGTCGTCATTGAGTACGTAAATGATAAGTTATTGGGAAATGATGATGGACATGTGCCTTTCCACATATTCAGGCTATCCACCAAAATGTCAACCTACTTTACTGCAACTGCAATATAGGGTGACATCGGCAAGCAAAACACAGTTATATCAATGAGTCATTTAGCACAATTTCCATAAACTGCAATATCCATTTTTCTCGGCTTGTTCAGATTTTTGGATTTCCAAATTGGTACTTGTGTATCCTCTGGGGTTGGACGGACGCTATATTTTTTGGGCCGTGTCTGTGTCAGACGCGCGTTGCACGCTAACACGACGTATGTCCGATGTACCAATGTGTGCGTCCAGCGCGTATCTGATTTGGACGCACTGATGATTTGTGTTTGAagcatttttctttcattttcatttaaatttcttccattatttttattattattaaataaataaagaaaggcGAACATTTAAATCAATCATTTAGGTATTTATTAAGGTTTTGTAATTGAAAATGACATCACGTATGCCCTCGGTTGGTCATGTATTGTTCCAAAAATGCATTTTGATTGTgtcatgtgtttaatagtgattGATTGCTTAACCTTTAGTGTGTATAAACAAACAATctcttatttttttaaaaaaatttatatacatgtaacattattttctaatttttagaatcgaaacacttaactttgttgtataaatacatgattgtatatataaataaaatacttATATATACGTGTCCACGTCCTagtttttttgagaattttgtagtATCTGTATCCGTGTCGTGTCGTATCCGCATCTGTGCAACCCTCTTGACTTTTATTGGTTACATGATTCGCTAGCCCGTCTACTGCACTTTGACTAAATATAGCAAAGTGTAATTCCAATTATCACACCGTCAAGTActaaagcagtatgctcttgaatGATGATGAATCCACATttgcacaaaagaaaagaaacgtAACTCAAGAATTAGTAAACTTCAAATAATCATTAAGAAATTGTTGGAAATGGCTATTTTAGTAAACTCGAGAATCAGTAATCATTATGCTATATTAAataattttattccttttttATACTCTCTACGTTACTTTTTAATATgccagtttttataaataaatattttaaaaaaataggtagtttcctaattgggaaagtcaaattcaaatgttactttaattttttgggaccatttttcttttaacttcttttgagtGTTATGTGGATCATtccacttatttctttggctgacaagtatcatggggaccatttcactttcttttattgacaagtgtttagaggaccactttcaataattagtcctcttaatttccttaattttctcaaaaaaaaagaaactggtctattaaaaagtaacggagggagtatattttatcttctttttttcttcaaataatcATTAAAAGATTTTCTAAAATTATTTCTTATCATAAAATATCTTTTAtttaattttgtgaaaaaaaatctAGTAAATCCTAATAGGAAGCACGTTTAAAAAGGTAAGAGATTAGGAGTTTGTTAAAACTAATTATGTATTAACCGTTTTTAATAAAGGAGACTTTGAATAGTGATAGGTGTTATCTTCATAGAAGGGTTTCATACTCTTACTATGGAGCTCGTAACCATACTAGTCGGACCGGTATGTTATCTacaaataaattgtttttttccccaaattgattATCTACCGATCGTGATAGTATTCCTAAATATTAGATTTTCTACGAAATTTCAAATTTTACTCTTTCCATAATCGCTATTATAGAAACTTTGCTAGATTATCTGCCGGATGATTACAGCCCCTAGTAACAGATATAGTAAATAAGATTACAGTGAATCGAGTCATCTCTGCTACCGCAGTTTAAACGTAAACAGACAGCATCAATCACACCATTACTACAAATCTGAATACAAaaccgaaagaaaaaaaaaatctgaatacAAACCAAACCATAATAAAGAGGTAAAGCTTCTGCCTGATCAACGTCCGTAGCTGCGATCACATTAGAAGTAAAATTAAACAATTTAGGATTTTATGTCGTCAGCATGTGGTTGAAGAAGAATAGGAAGTCCATTCCTCGGCAACGGATATAGGTTGAAAATAAGCTTTCCAACATCATCAGGACTAGAAAACAAGTTCCTCCATTTATATCTTGTCACCAGATGGTGCATGAAAACTAGTATTGTCAATTTAGCATATTCTTTTCCAGGACAGGTATGAGGTCCTCCTCCAAAAGGCACAAATGTATACGGAGCCGGTCCAGAGCCTTTGAACCTTGACGGATCAAACTTTTCTGGATTTGTGAAATACTCAGGATCTTGTGTGTCGACACTACACTCCAACATATCTGTCAATTTACAAAAGGTTTAACAGTGATCATCTGATCAAATACAAAAGCAGCAACGTCCCctccaatatttgtatatatacatCATACGTACCTTTCTTCCCTTTGGAATGAAATATCCTGCGTATGTAAAGTCAGTAATGGCTTTCCTGATGGAAACTGTAGCTGGCGGTGCGAGTCTTAATACTTCACAAGCCACGTTCCCACGAGTACTTCATGTTTTGAATATCAGCCAAGTTCAGTAACTCTCCTGGACCTTTCGCCTTGGCGATATTGATTTGCTCTGAAAATCCAAGAAAGATTAATATAGAACTCAAGCATGctgcaaaataataataataatactcttAGGCTAACTACTCATCAGAGCAAGCTGCTGCTTTAGCAGTTGACCTTACTTACCGATTCTGACTGCATCATAGATTTCCGGAAGCTCCGCAAGATACTTGGTAATATTTGTTATAACGACACTGTTTGTGTCATAGGCAGCTGTTAGCATGGCAACCATTTTATCAGCCATTGTCTCTACATCATCATTCTTGGCATCGGCGTTGTCATTATCATTGTCACGGATCATATGTGATAATACATCTTGCTCATGAATATTGTTAGCAGGCTGCTGCAAATTATTGTTTTTCCGTTTATGGACAATTGACATGATTTCCTTTCGTATGACCCGTGAAGCTTTAATTGCACGGTTGAGTCCTGTTCCAGGAAAATTTATTTGTAGAGAGAAAAACCCATTAACAATAGGAATGAATTTTTTCAGC comes from Papaver somniferum cultivar HN1 chromosome 7, ASM357369v1, whole genome shotgun sequence and encodes:
- the LOC113293706 gene encoding cytochrome P450 87A3-like; this encodes MQFYYGVVIDIWCAVLVLMGLGTISFTHYAYRWRNPKCRDGKLPPGSMGFPLIGETIQFLIPSYSLDTPPFIKKRVARYGKLFKTSLAGKKMVITTDPEISNYIFMEEGKSVHLWYMDSFDNFLGEALINSTATAYIHKYLKNLFLNHVGNESLKDKLLPKIELMANQALHSWSTQPSVEVKECTANMVIELVLKELLGYDSTKSTHNLVKMLSEFIKGIINIPLNVPGTTFHRCMKNQRKVLNLMKDILRKRQNSTGKREGDFLDQLIDDVNKEEFMTEELAAVLMIALVFASFETVSTAFRVAMMFLTDEQPHNLVLKKLLEEQQAIIDSRENVDSPLTWKEYKSMTFTPHVINETLRMTNGIPGIVRKANKDVHINGYVIPKGWIIMVSQTAIHMNPDKFKDPLSFNPWRWNDIGPNIMGKSFIPFGGGKRNCAGTEFTKVLMSVFLHVLVTKFSWTKVKGGQAVRRPGLSVKDGFHVKISPKIEYISRKRV